The following are from one region of the Aquipuribacter hungaricus genome:
- a CDS encoding MBL fold metallo-hydrolase: protein MDTVLDLDDSPPPRSTGTGSPLPEDSLVFVGNATVLLRLGGFTVLTDPTFVHRHEKVSIGYGMHTTRLTDPAMDVADLPPLDLVLLSHLHGDHFDQVAERDLDHDLPVVTTEQAAAGLASRGFTRTVGTGTWDRVLVRRGGRTLSITATPARHGPGVTDLVLPDVNGSVLETDGLDGPVHRVWVSGDTLVHDDLAEIPRRHPVLDLGLVHLGGTRVLGLLVTMDAEQGVEAVRTVDPRAVVPVHYDDYDVFTSGLDDFLAAAATAGLRDRVHPVPRGGAYRL from the coding sequence GTGGACACCGTGCTGGACCTCGACGACAGCCCCCCGCCGCGCAGCACCGGGACGGGCTCTCCGCTGCCCGAGGACTCCCTGGTCTTCGTCGGCAACGCCACCGTGCTGCTGCGGCTCGGCGGGTTCACCGTCCTCACCGACCCCACGTTCGTGCACCGGCACGAGAAGGTGTCGATCGGCTACGGCATGCACACCACCCGGCTCACGGACCCGGCCATGGACGTCGCCGACCTGCCGCCGCTGGACCTCGTCCTGCTGTCGCACCTGCACGGCGACCACTTCGACCAGGTGGCCGAGCGCGACCTCGACCACGACCTGCCCGTGGTCACCACGGAGCAGGCCGCCGCCGGGCTCGCCAGCCGGGGGTTCACCCGCACCGTCGGCACGGGCACCTGGGACCGGGTGCTGGTCCGGCGCGGCGGGCGGACGCTGAGCATCACCGCGACGCCGGCCCGCCACGGGCCCGGCGTGACGGACCTGGTCCTGCCCGACGTCAACGGCAGCGTGCTGGAGACCGACGGTCTCGACGGCCCGGTCCACCGGGTGTGGGTGTCCGGGGACACGCTCGTGCACGACGACCTGGCCGAGATCCCGCGCCGGCACCCGGTGCTCGACCTGGGGCTCGTGCACCTCGGCGGCACCCGCGTGCTCGGGCTGCTGGTGACGATGGACGCCGAGCAGGGGGTCGAGGCGGTGCGCACGGTCGACCCCCGCGCGGTCGTGCCGGTCCACTACGACGACTACGACGTCTTCACGTCGGGCCTGGACGACTTCCTGGCCGCCGCCGCGACCGCGGGCCTGCGCGACCGGGTGCACCCTGTCCCGCGGGGCGGCGCCTACCGGCTCTGA
- a CDS encoding TIGR03557 family F420-dependent LLM class oxidoreductase, translating into MQVGYKIATEGAGPKELVELAVHAERAGFDFVELSDHFHPWLESQGHSPFTWTVLGSIASSTDRIGLATGVTCPTVRYHPAVIAQAAATTALLSDGRFVLGVGSGERLNEHVVGTVFPAVKARHAMLREALEIIRLLWQGGYQSYDGRYLQLEDARVFDLPDTLPLIAVACSGRPSATLAAELGDGIFATEADPEINALFEAAGGSGPRYAEVPMAWAETEQAAAASAWETSRWALTGWKVMSELPNPVNFEAASQTVTLDDVRGQFACGPGLEDKVAKARTYADAGFDHLVMQNVGPDQHAFLDWASDGLLGAVRGLPGH; encoded by the coding sequence GTGCAGGTGGGCTACAAGATCGCGACCGAGGGCGCCGGCCCCAAGGAGCTCGTCGAGCTGGCCGTGCACGCCGAGCGGGCAGGCTTCGACTTCGTCGAGCTGAGCGACCACTTCCACCCGTGGCTGGAGTCCCAGGGGCACAGCCCGTTCACGTGGACGGTGCTCGGCTCCATCGCCTCGAGCACCGACCGGATCGGCCTGGCGACCGGGGTGACCTGCCCCACCGTCCGCTACCACCCGGCCGTCATCGCCCAGGCCGCGGCCACCACCGCGCTGCTCAGCGACGGCCGCTTCGTGCTCGGCGTCGGCTCCGGCGAGCGGCTCAACGAGCACGTCGTCGGCACGGTGTTCCCGGCCGTCAAGGCACGCCACGCCATGCTCCGCGAAGCCCTGGAGATCATCCGGCTGCTCTGGCAGGGCGGCTACCAGTCCTACGACGGGCGCTACCTGCAGCTGGAGGACGCCCGCGTCTTCGACCTGCCGGACACGCTCCCCCTCATCGCCGTGGCCTGCAGCGGGAGGCCGTCGGCCACCCTGGCCGCCGAGCTCGGCGACGGGATCTTCGCGACCGAGGCCGACCCCGAGATCAACGCGCTCTTCGAGGCGGCGGGCGGCTCCGGCCCCCGCTACGCCGAGGTGCCCATGGCCTGGGCCGAGACCGAGCAGGCGGCCGCGGCGTCGGCGTGGGAGACCAGCCGCTGGGCGCTCACCGGCTGGAAGGTCATGAGCGAGCTGCCCAACCCGGTCAACTTCGAGGCCGCCAGCCAGACCGTCACCCTCGACGACGTGCGCGGGCAGTTCGCCTGCGGGCCTGGGCTCGAGGACAAGGTGGCCAAGGCGCGCACGTACGCCGACGCCGGGTTCGACCACCTGGTCATGCAGAACGTCGGTCCCGACCAGCACGCCTTCCTCGACTGGGCCTCCGACGGCCTCCTCGGGGCGGTACGGGGCCTGCCGGGGCACTGA
- a CDS encoding cation:dicarboxylate symporter family transporter → MAENAPATAAPSAKRDRTHWLYIAVIAAVVLGIAVGLVSPETGVALKPLGTGFVDLIKMMISPVIFCTIVLGIGSVRAAASVGKVGGLALAYFLTMSTFALAIGLVVGNLIQPGEGLSINPDYEPPAAAEEGEGGLVGFVLGLIPTTLVSPLVGESVLSTLFVALLVGFGIQALGGSTGAAALRGIGVFQKVVFKVLAMIMWVAPVGAFGAIAAVVGETGVDALRSLALLMVAFYLTCALFVIGILGSLLKVVTGLSIFSVLRYLAREFLLIVSTSSSETALPRLIAKMEHLGVSRPVVGITVPTGYSFNLDGTAIYLTMASLFIAEATGTPLAIGEQISLLVFMIIASKGAAGVTGAGLATLAGGLQSHRPDLVDGVGIIVGIDRFMSEARAVTNFAGNAVATLLIGHWTGGIDMDRVRTVLGGGDPFDEATMLDPDGGHGEAPEEQERQLEGSTR, encoded by the coding sequence ATGGCCGAGAACGCCCCTGCGACTGCCGCGCCCAGCGCGAAGCGGGACCGCACCCACTGGTTGTACATCGCCGTCATCGCCGCCGTGGTGCTCGGCATCGCGGTCGGCCTGGTGAGCCCGGAGACCGGGGTGGCGCTCAAGCCGCTCGGCACCGGGTTCGTCGACCTCATCAAGATGATGATCAGCCCGGTCATCTTCTGCACGATCGTCCTGGGCATCGGCTCGGTGCGCGCCGCGGCCAGCGTCGGCAAGGTCGGCGGCCTGGCCCTCGCCTACTTCCTCACCATGTCGACGTTCGCGCTGGCCATCGGCCTCGTCGTCGGCAACCTCATCCAGCCCGGCGAGGGCCTGTCCATCAACCCGGACTACGAGCCCCCGGCCGCGGCCGAGGAGGGCGAGGGCGGCCTGGTCGGCTTCGTCCTCGGGCTCATCCCGACGACGCTGGTGTCCCCGCTGGTCGGGGAGTCGGTGCTGTCGACGCTGTTCGTCGCGCTGCTCGTCGGCTTCGGCATCCAGGCGCTCGGCGGCTCCACCGGCGCGGCGGCCCTGCGCGGGATCGGCGTGTTCCAGAAGGTCGTCTTCAAGGTCCTGGCCATGATCATGTGGGTCGCCCCGGTCGGGGCGTTCGGCGCCATCGCCGCCGTCGTCGGCGAGACCGGCGTGGATGCGCTGCGCAGCCTCGCGCTGCTCATGGTCGCCTTCTACCTGACCTGCGCGCTGTTCGTCATCGGGATACTCGGCTCGCTGCTCAAGGTCGTCACCGGGCTCAGCATCTTCTCGGTGCTGCGGTACCTGGCGCGGGAGTTCCTGCTCATCGTCTCCACGTCGTCCTCGGAGACGGCGCTGCCCCGCCTCATCGCCAAGATGGAGCACCTCGGTGTGTCCCGCCCCGTCGTCGGCATCACCGTCCCGACCGGCTACAGCTTCAACCTCGACGGCACCGCGATCTACCTGACGATGGCGTCGCTGTTCATCGCCGAGGCGACCGGCACCCCGCTGGCCATCGGCGAGCAGATCAGCCTGCTCGTCTTCATGATCATCGCCTCGAAGGGCGCCGCGGGCGTCACCGGCGCCGGCCTGGCCACCCTGGCCGGCGGGCTGCAGTCCCACCGCCCCGACCTGGTCGACGGCGTCGGGATCATCGTCGGCATCGACCGGTTCATGTCCGAGGCCCGCGCGGTGACCAACTTCGCCGGCAACGCGGTCGCCACCCTGCTCATCGGCCACTGGACCGGCGGGATCGACATGGACCGGGTCCGCACCGTGCTCGGCGGCGGCGACCCGTTCGACGAGGCCACCATGCTCGACCCCGACGGCGGGCACGGCGAGGCCCCCGAGGAGCAGGAGCGCCAGCTCGAGGGCTCGACGCGCTGA